One genomic window of Misgurnus anguillicaudatus chromosome 12, ASM2758022v2, whole genome shotgun sequence includes the following:
- the LOC141369056 gene encoding uncharacterized protein, which yields MSDDIYHNVLNTEIHGTDRIEATVVIYESGDDFRTHTDYNTNKQQPSLSTGSETVRMRSSRSVTVCLVLLCVLLLTAVIVLCVLINTNNQQCQNKNFTEERDQLITKYTSITEERDELIAKCNNIKLSQQWNEKINGLWTGLYDGWINYKFSLYFISSEKKSWNDSRRYCIDRGADLIIINNKKEQDFVKKRFNTDIFWIGLSDSDEEGRWKWVDNSTLNSNFWDKVLYKEPNGEREENCVVSHILGWADFPCTNTSKWICEKTLF from the exons ATGTCTGATGATATTTATCACAATGTGCTCAATACTGAGATTCATGGAACAGACAGAATTGAGGCGACGGTGGTCATCTATGAGAGTGGAGATGACTTCAGGACCCATACAGACTAtaatacaaacaaacaacaaccaTCTCTGTCTACAG GAAGTGAGACTGTGAGGATGAGAAGTTCCAGATCAGTTACAGTGTGTTTGGTGCTGCTGTGTGTTCTTCTACTGACTGCAGTCATAGTGCTGTGTGTCCTCATcaatacaaacaatcaacagTGTCAAAACAAAAACTTCACAGAAGAGAGAGACCAACTAATAACCAAATATACCAGCATCACAGAAGAGAGAGATGAATTGATTGCCAAGTGTAATAATATCAAACTAAGTCAACAATGGAATGAGAAGATAAATGGACTGTGGACAGGTCTTTATG ATGGATGGATTAACTATAAGTTCAGTTTGTACTTCATTTCCTCTGAGAAGAAGAGCTGGAATGACAGCAGAAGATACTGTATAGATAGAGGAGCAGATCTGATCATCATTAACAACAAAAAGGAACAA gATTTCGTTAAGAAACGTTTTAATACAGACATATTCTGGATTGGTTTGTCTGACAGTGATGAGGAGGGCAGATGGAAATGGGTTGATAACAGCACACTGAACTCTAA CTTCTGGGACAAAGTTCTATATAAAGAGCCCAATGGTGAAAGAGAAGAGAACTGTGTTGTGTCTCACATACTAGGATGGGCTGATTTCCCCTGTACTAATACTTCTAAATGGATCTGTGAGAAAACATTGTTTTAA